One window of the Nicotiana tabacum cultivar K326 chromosome 4, ASM71507v2, whole genome shotgun sequence genome contains the following:
- the LOC107765459 gene encoding protein SLOW WALKER 2 produces MAKAKNSKSSTDIEALQSDVASFASSLGLATSAPSSGFDDSDFRKKGRIKPHKQPPSDDKNTNTKKDSQHEKENKFNKKKTNNNDKFGKTPKPQPKAEPEKIDNNLWNTTHSKYKNMPKLPLVKASASGVWYVDAAELEDKVIGEKKNVEIKNLEEWKKKVEKKKELGERLLAQYAMDYESSRGQSGDIKMVLTTLRSGTAADKVSAFSVMIGDNPTANLRSLDALLGMVTAKVGKRHALAGVEALKELFVSSLLPDRKLKTLFQRPIDHIPDNKDGYSLLLFWYWEECLKQRYERYIASLEEASRDVLDILKDKALKTVYVLLKCKPEQERRLLAALVNKLGDPKNKVASNADYHLSKLLADHSNMKAVVIDEVDNFLFRPHLGLRAKYHAVNFLSQVRLSHRGDGPKVAKRLIDVYFALFKVLISEAGDGRMMNKKSEGHKEVSGTSKEKKEKDSSESHIEMDSRLLSALLTGVNRAFPFVSSDEADDLIQAHTPILFQLVHSSNFNVGVQALMLLDKISAKNHIVSDRFYRALYAKLLLPAAMNSSKEEMFIGLLLRAMKNDVNVKRVAAFSKRLLQVAIQQQPQYACGCLFLLSEVLKSRPTLWNMMLQSESADEDLEHFEDITEEDENRPNPPKRTDNASEVAQKPNHLQIRNHSLQEDGSSTSESEDDSLQANVSPARGGLDEPKDSRLLSGFNKLLPEGSNEKHLLPGGYDPRHREPSFSNADRVSWWELMVLALHAHPSVATMARTLLSGATIVYNGNPLNDLSLNAFLDKFMEKKPKQSTWHGASQIEPAKKLDMQGQLIGSEILSLAETDVPPEDLVFHKFYVNKMKSSKKPKKKKKKTPEDEAAEEFLTADDSDVEDEIDEEAADESENEEIDSMLESGGTPLEANGEYDYSDLDEVANEDDDELLGDNSDDEMNALLEHDGADINSGSDDENDAEKADEDDVVHQRKKKRKSDKRDGKSPFASLEDYEHLLNKDSAEKPTKSRKKRKSSN; encoded by the exons ATGGCAAAGGCTAAAAATTCCAAAAGTTCCACAGACATTGAAGCACTGCAGTCAGATGTGGCTTCTTTCGCTTCTTCACTCGGTCTTGCCACCTCCGCGCCGTCTTCCGGTTTCGACGACTCTGATTTCCGCAAAAAAGGCCGCATCAAACCCCACAAACAGCCACCTTCGGATGATAAAAATACCAATACCAAGAAAGACTCTCAACATGAAAAAGAAAACAAGTTCAACAAAAAGAAAACCAACAACAACGATAAATTCGGAAAAACTCCCAAGCCGCAGCCTAAAGCCGAACCTGAAAAAATCGACAATAATTTGTGGAATACAACGCACAGCAAATACAAGAACATGCCGAAGCTTCCACTTGTGAAAGCGAGCGCATCGGGGGTATGGTACGTTGATGCTGCAGAATTAGAAGACAAAGTTATTGGGGAGAAGAAAAATGTTGAGATTAAGAATTTGGAGGAATggaaaaagaaagtggaaaagAAGAAGGAATTGGGGGAGAGGTTATTGGCGCAGTATGCAATGGACTATGAGTCGTCACGAGGACAAAGTGGAGATATTAAGATGGTACTTACCACGCTAAGGTCAGGAACTGCTGCTGATAAAGTGTCTGCTTTTTCTGTTATGATTGGCGATAATCCAACTGCCAATTTGAGATCACTTGATGCTCTTTTAG GGATGGTGACAGCTAAAGTTGGTAAACGCCATGCTTTGGCAGGTGTTGAAGCATTGAAAGAACTGTTTGTTTCTAG TCTGCTGCCTGATCGTAAGCTGAAGACACTCTTTCAGCGGCCGATAGATcatattccggataataaagatGGTTACTCGCTTCTACTCTTTTGGTATTGGGAGGAATGTTTGAAGCAAAG GTATGAGCGGTATATCGCTTCTCTTGAGGAAGCGTCAAGAGATGTCTTAGATATACTCAAAGACAAGGCATTAAAG ACAGTTTATGTTTTGCTTAAGTGCAAACCAGAACAAGAGCGTCGATTGCTTGCTGCCCTAGTAAACAAG CTAGGAGATCCTAAAAACAAGGTTGCATCTAATGCTGATTATCACCTATCAAAGCTTTTGGCTGACCATTCAAATATGAAG GCTGTGGTGATTGACGAAGTTGATAATTTTCTTTTCCGGCCTCATCTGGGATTGCGAGCCAAGTATCATGCT GTTAACTTTTTAAGCCAAGTTCGTTTAAGCCACAGGGGGGATGGCCCAAAGGTGGCAAAGCGTTTGATAGATGTATATTTTGCTCTATTTAAG GTCTTAATATCTGAAGCAGGGGATGGACGGATGATGAATAAAAAGAGCGAGGGACATAAAGAGGTTTCTGGCACTtcgaaagagaagaaagaaaaagattcaTCAGAATCTCATATTGAAATGGATTCACGCTTACTATCAGCACTTCTTACG GGTGTGAATAGAGCATTCCCTTTTGTTTCAAGTGATGAAGCTGATGATCTAATTCAGGCACATACACCCATCTTGTTTCAGCTG GTTCATTCAAGTAACTTTAATGTTGGAGTTCAAGCTCTCATGCTCCTAGATAAGATCTCAGCAAAAAATCACATTGTTAGTGATCGATTTTATCGTGCCTTGTATGCTAAGCTCCTGCTACCAGCTGCAATGAATTCTTCCAAA GAGGAAATGTTTATTGGCCTGCTACTAAGGGCTATGAAAAATGATGTAAATGTGAAGCGAGTTGCTGCATTCTCAAAGCGATTGTTGCAG GTTGCAATTCAGCAGCAGCCTCAATACGCATGTGGGTGTCTGTTTCTTCTGTCTGAGGTCCTTAAGTCAAGACCAACTCTCTG GAACATGATGCTTCAGAGTGAGTCTGCCGATGAAGATCTTGAGCATTTTGAAGATATTACAGAAGAGGATGAAAATCGACCCAATCCACCAAAGCGAACAGATAATGCAAGTGAAGTTGCTCAAAAACCTAACCACTTGCAAATTCGCAATCATTCCCTGCAGGAAGATGGTAGTTCTACTTCCGAGTCCGAGGATGATTCACTCCAAGCTAATGTGTCGCCTGCTAGAGGTGGTTTAGATGAACCAAAGGATTCTAGATTGCTTTCCGGATTTAACAAACTTCTACCTGAAGGTTCAAATGAAAAGCACTTATTGCCCGGAGGATATGATCCACGACACAGAGAACCTTCATTCAG CAATGCAGATCGTGTTAGCTGGTGGGAGCTGATGGTACTGGCATTGCATGCGCACCCATCAGTTGCTACCATGGCTAGAACCCTTCTTTCAGGAGCAACCATTGTGTATAATGGTAACCCCCTGAATGATCTTTCGCTGAATGCCTTCCTTGACAAGTTCATGGAAAAGAAACCAAAACAAAGCACTTGGCACGGTGCCTCCCAGATTGAACCGGCTAAGAAG CTTGACATGCAAGGGCAGTTGATTGGGTCAGAAATTCTCTCCTTGGCTGAAACAGATGTACCCCCTGAGGATCTTGTCTTCCACAAATTCTACGTGAATAAGATGAAGTCTTCGAAGAAacctaagaagaaaaagaagaagacaccAGAGGATGAGGCTGCTGAGGAGTTTTTGACTGCGGATGATAGCGATGTCGAAGATGAGATTGATGAAGAGGCTGCTGATGAGAGTGAAAATGAGGAAATCGACAGCATGTTAGAGTCCGGTGGGACTCCCTTGGAAGCTAACGGTGAATATGATTACAGTGATTTGGACGAGGTTGCTAATGAAGATGATGACGAGTTGCTTGGCGATAACAGCGATGATGAGATGAATGCTCTTCTGGAACATGATGGAGCTGACATTAATTCGGGCAGTGATGACGAAAATGATGCAGAAAAGGCAGATGAAGATGATGTTGTAcatcaaagaaaaaagaaaaggaagtcaGACAAGCGTGACGGAAAATCCCCATTTGCTAGCCTTGAAGACTATGAACATTTGCTTAACAAGGACAGCGCAGAAAAGCCCACTAAATcaagaaagaagagaaagagtTCAAATTAA
- the LOC107765460 gene encoding phosphoinositide phosphatase SAC2-like isoform X1 encodes MGSESSQQPENNEQHDSRPLYLQKFRLYETSSNFYMVGRDKTRTFWKVLKIDRLEPSELIMYEDSATYSELECIDLLKRIHEGNKSTGGLKFVSTCYGIVGFVKFLGPYYMVLITKRRKVGMICGHAVYAITKSEMFPIPNSTVLSNMDSKNENRYKKLLRTVDLTKDFFFSYSYHIMLSLQKNLSNCETGLTLYDTMFVWNEFLTRGIRYQLKNTLWTVALVYGFFKQVTLSISDRDFVLTLIARRSRHYAGTRYLKRGVNEKGRVANDVETEQIVLEDMRDGCPVQISAVVQNRGSIPLFWSQETSRLNIKPDIILSRKDLKFEATKRHFENLVKRYGNPIIILNLIKTREKRPRETILRAAFANAIEFINKDLSEENHLRFLHWDLNKHSRSKATNVLTLLGKVAATALDLTGFLHCRLIPASKSGKLLKFSSTGNTGDQAGKDLCEVGAEPNSSSGDLCGDYYVKLSTLQRGVLRTNCIDCLDRTNVAQYAYGLVALGHQLHALGFIDVENIDLDSALADNLMKLYEAMGDTLALQYGGSAAHNKIFSERRGQWKAATQSQELFRTLQRYYSNAYMDAEKQDAINVFLGHFRPQEGKPALWELDSDQHYNVSGHGSSLAMENSRSFIKRSLSEGNLICGSSSPVKETDTEQTDDSDQPLPESAKGGSKGLSESTPEISTCGTDISFPRYTPSMSGRQLFLDMQLEQCLSSESVRLRERVDSVDFSNFLDIEWLSSSGNSCEEETYERSAIISSPSGVVSSDGVTVESKAEISFSASESSLKRQDQTSGDLNFDAEGSSKSITEFSEMFVHWVNNGDMLFP; translated from the exons ATGGGTTCAGAGAGCAGTCAACAACCTGAAAACAATGAGCAACACGACTCGAGACCCTTATATCTCCAGAAGTTTCGGCTCTACGAGACTAGCTCG AACTTCTATATGGTTGGAAGGGATAAAACTAGAACTTTTTGgaaagttttgaagattgacagaTTAGAGCCTTCGGAGCTAATCATGTATGAAGATTCTGCCACATACTCAGAACTTGAATGCATTGACCTCCTTAAAAGAATACATGAAGGGAACAAGTCAACTGGAGGGCTTAAATTTGTTTCGACCTGCTACGGAATTGTTG GTTTTGTAAAGTTTTTGGGACCTTATTACATGGTGCTTATTACAAAAAGAAGGAAAGTCGGAATGATATGCGGTCATGCGGTTTATGCCATTACGAAGAGCGAGATGTTTCCAATCCCCAATTCAACTGTGCTATCCAATATGGATTCTAAGAATGAGAACAG ATACAAGAAGCTCCTGCGCACGGTGGATCTCACAAAGGACTTCTTTTTCAGCTACTCCTATCATATTATGCTTAGTCTTCAAAAGAATCTGAGCAATTGTGAGACTGGACTCACCCTTTATGATACAATGTTCGTATGGAATGAGTTCTTAACCCGAGGAATTCGCTATCAGCTCAAAAATACTCTTTGGACTGTCGCTTTAGTATATGGATTCTTTAAACAG GTGACGCTTTCTATTTCTGATCGGGATTTCGTGTTGACCCTAATTGCTAGACGTTCTCGTCATTATGCCGGTACCAG ATATTTAAAAAGAGGTGTAAATGAGAAGGGTCGCGTAGCAAATGATGTGGAAACGGAACAGATTGTGCTTGAAGATATGCGTGATGGTTGCCCTGTACAAATAAGTGCTGTTGTGCAGAACCGGGGTTCAATACCTCTTTTCTGGTCGCAAGAAACTTCACGTTTGAATATTAAGCCTGATATCATAC TCTCCAGGAAGGATTTGAAGTTTGAAGCCACCAAACGTCACTTTGAGAATCTTGTAAAGAGATACGGAAATCCAATTATAATATTGAATTTGATTAAG ACTCGTGAGAAGAGGCCTAGAGAAACAATTCTTCGTGCAGCATTTGCCAATGCTATTGAGTTTATAAATAAAGATCTTTCTGAGGAGAACCATTTGAGATTTCTTCACTGGGACCTGAATAAACACTCTAGGAG CAAAGCTACAAATGTCTTGACACTCCTGGGCAAGGTGGCAGCTACCGCATTGGATTTGACAGGCTTTCTGCACTGTCGACTTATCCCTGCCTCAAAGTCTGGGAAATTGCTTAAATTCTCATCCACTGG CAATACTGGTGATCAAGCTGGAAAAGACCTATGTGAAGTGGGAGCTGAACCGAACTCCTCTAGTGGTGATCTATGTGGAGATTACTATGTCAAGCTTTCAACACTACAAAGAGGGGTGTTACGAACTAATTGCATAGACTGTTTGGATCGCACAAATGTTGCCCAATATGCCTATGGGCTGGTTGCCCTGGGCCATCAGCTGCATGCCTTGGGCTTTATAGATGTGGAGAACATTGATTTAGATTCAGCTTTAGCAGATAATCTAATGAAACTCTATGAAGCAATGGGCGACACACTTGCACTACAATACGGAGGGTCTGCTGCACATAACAAG ATATTTTCAGAGAGACGAGGCCAATGGAAAGCAGCAACTCAGTCTCAGGAGCTCTTTAGGACACTTCAGCGCTATTACAGTAATGCCTACATGGACGCTGAGAAACAAGATGCCATTAATGT GTTCTTGGGACATTTCCGACCGCAAGAAGGTAAGCCAGCTCTATGGGAATTGGATTCAGACCAGCACTATAATGTTAGTGGGCATGGATCAAGTTTAGCCATGGAGAATTCTAG GTCGTTTATTAAAAGGTCACTATCAGAAGGAAACTTGATCTGCGGAAGCAGCTCTCCTGTCAAGGAGACTGACACAGAGCAGACTGATGACTCTGACCAACCTTTGCCTGAGAGTGCAAAAGGTGGTAGTAAGGGTCTTTCAGAGTCTACCCCAGAAATCTCAACTTGTGGAACTGATATTTCATTTCCAAG GTACACACCCTCAATGTCTGGTAGACAGCTTTTCCTGGATATGCAATTAGAGCAGTGTCTCAGCAGTGAAAGTGTTAGATTGCGTGAACGTGTTGATTCAGTTGATTTTTCAAATTTCCTAGATATTGAGTGGCTCTCTTCATCTGGAAATTCATGTGAAGAAGAAACATACGAGAG ATCTGCTATCATAAGCTCACCATCTGGTGTCGTCTCGTCAGATGGTGTAACAGTTGAATCTAAAGCTGAAATAAGCTTTTCAGCAAGTGAGTCAAGCTTGAAG CGGCAGGACCAAACTAGTGGAGATCTCAATTTTGATGCCGAAGGAAGTAGTAAAAGTATTACTGAATTTTCTGAGATGTTTGTGCATTGGGTTAACAATGGAGATATGCTTTTTCCTTGA
- the LOC107765460 gene encoding phosphoinositide phosphatase SAC4-like isoform X2, with protein MLIYMLSETRYKKLLRTVDLTKDFFFSYSYHIMLSLQKNLSNCETGLTLYDTMFVWNEFLTRGIRYQLKNTLWTVALVYGFFKQVTLSISDRDFVLTLIARRSRHYAGTRYLKRGVNEKGRVANDVETEQIVLEDMRDGCPVQISAVVQNRGSIPLFWSQETSRLNIKPDIILSRKDLKFEATKRHFENLVKRYGNPIIILNLIKTREKRPRETILRAAFANAIEFINKDLSEENHLRFLHWDLNKHSRSKATNVLTLLGKVAATALDLTGFLHCRLIPASKSGKLLKFSSTGNTGDQAGKDLCEVGAEPNSSSGDLCGDYYVKLSTLQRGVLRTNCIDCLDRTNVAQYAYGLVALGHQLHALGFIDVENIDLDSALADNLMKLYEAMGDTLALQYGGSAAHNKIFSERRGQWKAATQSQELFRTLQRYYSNAYMDAEKQDAINVFLGHFRPQEGKPALWELDSDQHYNVSGHGSSLAMENSRSFIKRSLSEGNLICGSSSPVKETDTEQTDDSDQPLPESAKGGSKGLSESTPEISTCGTDISFPRYTPSMSGRQLFLDMQLEQCLSSESVRLRERVDSVDFSNFLDIEWLSSSGNSCEEETYERSAIISSPSGVVSSDGVTVESKAEISFSASESSLKRQDQTSGDLNFDAEGSSKSITEFSEMFVHWVNNGDMLFP; from the exons ATGTTAATTTACATGTTGAGTGAGACAAG ATACAAGAAGCTCCTGCGCACGGTGGATCTCACAAAGGACTTCTTTTTCAGCTACTCCTATCATATTATGCTTAGTCTTCAAAAGAATCTGAGCAATTGTGAGACTGGACTCACCCTTTATGATACAATGTTCGTATGGAATGAGTTCTTAACCCGAGGAATTCGCTATCAGCTCAAAAATACTCTTTGGACTGTCGCTTTAGTATATGGATTCTTTAAACAG GTGACGCTTTCTATTTCTGATCGGGATTTCGTGTTGACCCTAATTGCTAGACGTTCTCGTCATTATGCCGGTACCAG ATATTTAAAAAGAGGTGTAAATGAGAAGGGTCGCGTAGCAAATGATGTGGAAACGGAACAGATTGTGCTTGAAGATATGCGTGATGGTTGCCCTGTACAAATAAGTGCTGTTGTGCAGAACCGGGGTTCAATACCTCTTTTCTGGTCGCAAGAAACTTCACGTTTGAATATTAAGCCTGATATCATAC TCTCCAGGAAGGATTTGAAGTTTGAAGCCACCAAACGTCACTTTGAGAATCTTGTAAAGAGATACGGAAATCCAATTATAATATTGAATTTGATTAAG ACTCGTGAGAAGAGGCCTAGAGAAACAATTCTTCGTGCAGCATTTGCCAATGCTATTGAGTTTATAAATAAAGATCTTTCTGAGGAGAACCATTTGAGATTTCTTCACTGGGACCTGAATAAACACTCTAGGAG CAAAGCTACAAATGTCTTGACACTCCTGGGCAAGGTGGCAGCTACCGCATTGGATTTGACAGGCTTTCTGCACTGTCGACTTATCCCTGCCTCAAAGTCTGGGAAATTGCTTAAATTCTCATCCACTGG CAATACTGGTGATCAAGCTGGAAAAGACCTATGTGAAGTGGGAGCTGAACCGAACTCCTCTAGTGGTGATCTATGTGGAGATTACTATGTCAAGCTTTCAACACTACAAAGAGGGGTGTTACGAACTAATTGCATAGACTGTTTGGATCGCACAAATGTTGCCCAATATGCCTATGGGCTGGTTGCCCTGGGCCATCAGCTGCATGCCTTGGGCTTTATAGATGTGGAGAACATTGATTTAGATTCAGCTTTAGCAGATAATCTAATGAAACTCTATGAAGCAATGGGCGACACACTTGCACTACAATACGGAGGGTCTGCTGCACATAACAAG ATATTTTCAGAGAGACGAGGCCAATGGAAAGCAGCAACTCAGTCTCAGGAGCTCTTTAGGACACTTCAGCGCTATTACAGTAATGCCTACATGGACGCTGAGAAACAAGATGCCATTAATGT GTTCTTGGGACATTTCCGACCGCAAGAAGGTAAGCCAGCTCTATGGGAATTGGATTCAGACCAGCACTATAATGTTAGTGGGCATGGATCAAGTTTAGCCATGGAGAATTCTAG GTCGTTTATTAAAAGGTCACTATCAGAAGGAAACTTGATCTGCGGAAGCAGCTCTCCTGTCAAGGAGACTGACACAGAGCAGACTGATGACTCTGACCAACCTTTGCCTGAGAGTGCAAAAGGTGGTAGTAAGGGTCTTTCAGAGTCTACCCCAGAAATCTCAACTTGTGGAACTGATATTTCATTTCCAAG GTACACACCCTCAATGTCTGGTAGACAGCTTTTCCTGGATATGCAATTAGAGCAGTGTCTCAGCAGTGAAAGTGTTAGATTGCGTGAACGTGTTGATTCAGTTGATTTTTCAAATTTCCTAGATATTGAGTGGCTCTCTTCATCTGGAAATTCATGTGAAGAAGAAACATACGAGAG ATCTGCTATCATAAGCTCACCATCTGGTGTCGTCTCGTCAGATGGTGTAACAGTTGAATCTAAAGCTGAAATAAGCTTTTCAGCAAGTGAGTCAAGCTTGAAG CGGCAGGACCAAACTAGTGGAGATCTCAATTTTGATGCCGAAGGAAGTAGTAAAAGTATTACTGAATTTTCTGAGATGTTTGTGCATTGGGTTAACAATGGAGATATGCTTTTTCCTTGA